From a region of the Armatimonadota bacterium genome:
- the aspS gene encoding aspartate--tRNA ligase — MKPTRFRTHGCGELRPEHAGQVVRLCGWVHRRRDLGGLIFLDLRDRSGIVQVIASPEAPQAHAAADQARSEYVVQVEGEVVLRPPQTVNPKLATGTVEVRAHRLEILNPARTPPFEISNDVDVDETVRLRYRYLDLRRPSMQHNLLLRHRLAQAAREFLSREGFVEIETPHLIRATPEGARDFLVPSRLHPGKFYVLPQSPQLLKQILMVAGFDRYFQLARCFRDEDLRADRQPEFTQIDLEMSFVDREDVLELSERLLHHLLREVMGIEVSLPFPRLPYAEALARYGTDKPDLRYGLEIADLTEIFAHSEVRIFREAIAAGGAVRGLCVPGQAGLSRKSLEELRERAVAEGLRGLVSLGLTPEGPRGAIAKTLTEGQLHALREALGAGPGDLVLLAADEPHRVSGALGKLRQELARRLGLVPPGTFRFAWVVEFPLLEYDPEAGRYVAVHHPFTAPLDEDLPLLERDPLRVRAKAYDLVLNGVEVGGGSIRIHRRELQERIFALLGLAPEQAQERFGFLLEAFQYGAPPHGGIAFGFDRLVMLLAGRETIRDVIAFPKTASATDLMMGAPSEVDPEQLREVHIAVVPPE; from the coding sequence GTGAAACCCACCCGGTTCCGCACCCACGGTTGCGGGGAGCTGCGACCAGAGCACGCGGGCCAGGTCGTGCGCCTGTGCGGGTGGGTGCACCGTCGTCGGGATCTGGGGGGCCTCATCTTCCTGGACCTGCGAGATCGGTCCGGCATCGTGCAGGTGATCGCGAGCCCGGAGGCCCCGCAGGCCCATGCGGCCGCGGACCAGGCGCGCTCGGAGTACGTGGTGCAGGTGGAGGGGGAGGTGGTCCTCCGCCCCCCCCAGACGGTGAACCCGAAGCTGGCGACCGGGACGGTGGAGGTGCGGGCCCACCGCCTGGAGATCCTCAATCCCGCCCGCACGCCGCCGTTCGAAATCTCCAACGACGTGGATGTAGACGAGACCGTACGGCTCCGCTACCGCTACCTCGACCTGCGGCGGCCCAGCATGCAGCACAATCTCCTCCTCCGGCACCGGCTCGCGCAGGCCGCCCGCGAGTTCCTGAGCCGGGAGGGATTTGTGGAGATCGAGACCCCGCACCTCATCCGGGCCACGCCGGAGGGTGCCCGGGACTTCCTGGTGCCGAGCCGGCTGCACCCGGGCAAGTTCTACGTGCTCCCCCAGTCCCCGCAGCTCCTCAAGCAGATCCTCATGGTGGCGGGATTCGACCGGTACTTCCAGCTCGCCCGCTGCTTCCGGGATGAGGACCTCCGGGCCGACCGCCAGCCGGAGTTCACCCAGATCGACCTGGAGATGTCCTTCGTGGATCGGGAGGACGTGCTGGAGCTCAGCGAGCGCCTCCTGCACCACCTCCTCCGGGAGGTGATGGGCATCGAGGTCTCGCTCCCCTTCCCGCGGCTCCCGTACGCGGAGGCCTTGGCCCGGTACGGCACCGACAAGCCGGATCTGCGCTACGGACTGGAGATCGCGGATCTCACCGAGATCTTCGCCCACAGCGAGGTGCGGATCTTCCGGGAGGCCATCGCCGCGGGAGGCGCGGTGCGGGGCCTCTGTGTCCCCGGGCAGGCGGGTCTGAGCCGGAAATCCCTGGAGGAGCTGCGGGAGCGGGCGGTGGCGGAAGGGCTCCGGGGGTTGGTTTCCCTGGGTCTCACGCCCGAGGGTCCCCGGGGAGCCATCGCCAAGACCCTCACGGAGGGACAGCTGCACGCGTTACGGGAAGCTCTGGGTGCCGGCCCGGGGGATCTCGTGCTCCTGGCCGCGGACGAGCCGCATCGGGTCTCCGGAGCCCTGGGGAAGCTACGACAGGAGCTGGCCCGCCGCCTCGGCCTCGTCCCTCCCGGCACCTTCCGGTTCGCGTGGGTCGTGGAGTTCCCGCTGCTGGAGTACGACCCGGAGGCCGGCCGCTACGTGGCCGTGCACCACCCCTTCACCGCGCCCCTGGACGAGGACCTCCCCCTGCTGGAGCGGGATCCCCTCCGGGTGCGGGCGAAGGCTTACGATCTCGTGCTGAACGGGGTGGAGGTGGGCGGCGGCAGCATCCGGATTCACCGGCGGGAGCTGCAGGAGCGGATCTTCGCCCTGCTGGGCCTCGCGCCGGAGCAGGCCCAGGAGCGGTTCGGGTTTCTCCTGGAGGCCTTCCAGTACGGGGCCCCGCCGCACGGCGGCATCGCCTTCGGATTCGATCGGCTGGTGATGCTCCTGGCGGGGAGGGAGACCATCCGGGACGTGATCGCCTTCCCCAAGACCGCCAGCGCCACGGACCTGATGATGGGCGCGCCCAGCGAGGTGGACCCGGAGCAGCTCCGGGAGGTGCACATCGCCGTCGTCCCTCCGGAGTAG
- a CDS encoding DNA mismatch repair protein MutS, with translation MEGPVHPPSILFPPDEPRPALSTDPPPCVSDLFLDQVVDAVLAGREAYDLKPFFYTPLRSPSAVMYRQQVMRDLEDPHVYARIASFAAAMQAVREHLAHAETTFYVRQRERWFLDAAYRYCEAIQQLAEDLSRARIRSAGLVAFRDYLERSVASAAFWQLHAEAVRLLQELSAIRYTVLIRGLRVEVRPYAGEPDYSAEIVAAFERFRQADVPGSAFTFRDSPEMNHVEAQILDGVARLHPEVFSRLAAFRRAHRSFPDPVVVAFDREVQFYLSYLAYIAPLQQAGLPFCYPEITEKPGRIYARNCYDLALAQKLVREGTVPVCNDFELTGPERMLVVTGSNQGGKTTFARSIGQLHHLAALGCPVPGTQARLLLTDRIFTHFERGEPALHQTGKLEDDLLRIRRILENATPHSLLILNEPFSSTSLHDALFLSERIATAVLDRGALCVWVTFLDELASLNAQTVSMVATVDPQNPEVRTFRIERRPADGLAYAVALARKHRLTEDQIRERLRHESPAPLS, from the coding sequence ATGGAAGGCCCCGTCCACCCGCCCAGCATCCTCTTCCCACCCGACGAACCACGGCCTGCGCTTTCCACGGATCCCCCGCCCTGCGTTTCCGATCTCTTCCTGGACCAGGTGGTGGACGCCGTCCTCGCGGGTCGGGAAGCGTACGATCTCAAACCTTTCTTTTACACCCCGCTCCGGAGCCCCTCCGCGGTGATGTACCGTCAGCAGGTCATGCGGGACCTGGAGGACCCTCACGTGTATGCCCGGATCGCCAGCTTCGCCGCCGCCATGCAGGCCGTCCGGGAACACCTCGCGCACGCGGAGACGACGTTCTATGTGCGGCAGCGGGAACGCTGGTTTCTGGACGCCGCTTACCGGTACTGTGAGGCCATCCAGCAACTCGCGGAGGATCTGTCCCGGGCGCGGATCCGGTCCGCGGGCCTGGTGGCCTTCCGCGACTACCTGGAGCGCTCCGTCGCCTCGGCGGCGTTCTGGCAGCTCCACGCGGAGGCCGTGCGGCTCCTGCAGGAGCTCTCTGCGATCCGGTACACCGTCCTCATCCGGGGGCTGCGGGTGGAGGTCCGGCCCTACGCCGGAGAACCGGACTACAGTGCGGAAATCGTGGCCGCGTTCGAACGTTTCCGTCAGGCGGATGTCCCGGGATCCGCCTTCACCTTCCGGGACTCTCCGGAGATGAATCACGTGGAGGCGCAGATCCTGGACGGCGTGGCCCGTCTCCATCCTGAAGTCTTCTCCCGTCTTGCCGCTTTCCGTCGGGCCCACCGCTCCTTCCCCGACCCGGTGGTCGTCGCCTTCGACCGCGAAGTGCAGTTCTATCTCTCCTATCTCGCGTACATTGCCCCCCTTCAGCAGGCGGGCCTCCCCTTCTGCTACCCCGAGATCACCGAGAAGCCGGGTCGAATCTACGCTCGAAATTGTTACGATCTGGCCCTGGCCCAGAAGCTCGTCCGGGAGGGGACCGTTCCCGTATGCAACGACTTCGAGCTCACCGGTCCCGAGCGCATGCTGGTGGTGACCGGTTCCAATCAGGGCGGGAAGACCACCTTCGCCCGGAGCATCGGACAGCTGCACCATCTCGCGGCCCTCGGGTGCCCCGTACCCGGTACACAGGCTCGATTGCTCCTCACCGACCGGATCTTCACGCACTTCGAACGAGGGGAGCCCGCGCTGCACCAGACGGGCAAGCTGGAGGACGACCTCCTCCGAATCCGCAGGATCCTCGAGAACGCCACGCCCCACAGTCTCCTCATCCTCAACGAGCCCTTCTCCTCCACCTCCCTGCACGACGCCCTTTTCCTGAGCGAGCGGATCGCCACCGCGGTCCTGGACCGGGGTGCCCTCTGCGTGTGGGTCACCTTCCTGGACGAGCTGGCCTCCCTCAACGCGCAGACGGTGAGCATGGTGGCCACCGTGGATCCTCAGAACCCCGAGGTGCGGACCTTCCGCATCGAGCGGCGGCCCGCGGATGGCCTCGCATACGCCGTCGCTCTGGCGCGGAAGCACCGCCTCACCGAGGACCAGATCCGGGAACGCCTCCGACATGAGAGCCCGGCTCCTCTATCCTGA
- a CDS encoding DUF1932 domain-containing protein, which translates to MRPGEYNAAVLRRLSLASLTVAVLGLGEAGSAVAEDLARAGVRVVGWDPQPKRLPEGVRLAEDPHAAVEDAEVILVLTTPSASLAVASAVGERLRPGQVYADCNSTSPAVKRQVARLLESSGALFADVALMAPVPGRGVRTPALASGPGAQALADRLAPLGMPVRVLGPEVGLAAARKLVRSVFTKGLAASVLEALVAARALGCEREVLEDISKTLEEADAALLHRLVEGTRQHAARRADEMRAACELLDELGVPARVARACVAWLEDLAGWTREGSPSRIRGNRPDG; encoded by the coding sequence ATCCGGCCGGGGGAATACAATGCGGCCGTGCTGCGGCGCCTGTCTTTAGCCTCCCTCACGGTAGCCGTCCTCGGCCTGGGTGAGGCGGGGAGCGCGGTGGCGGAGGACCTCGCGCGGGCAGGGGTCCGGGTGGTGGGCTGGGATCCCCAGCCGAAGCGTCTTCCCGAAGGGGTGCGCCTTGCGGAGGACCCTCACGCCGCGGTGGAGGACGCGGAGGTGATCCTGGTGCTCACCACGCCCTCCGCCTCCCTGGCGGTGGCCTCGGCGGTGGGCGAGCGGCTGCGGCCGGGCCAGGTGTACGCGGACTGCAACAGTACCTCCCCGGCCGTAAAGCGGCAGGTGGCCCGCCTCCTGGAATCCTCCGGGGCCCTGTTCGCGGACGTCGCGCTGATGGCGCCCGTCCCCGGGCGGGGCGTCCGGACCCCGGCCCTGGCCAGCGGGCCCGGCGCGCAGGCGTTGGCGGATCGGCTCGCGCCCCTGGGAATGCCGGTGCGGGTCCTGGGGCCGGAGGTGGGCTTGGCGGCCGCCCGCAAACTGGTGCGCAGCGTGTTCACGAAGGGGCTCGCGGCCTCCGTCCTGGAGGCCCTGGTCGCGGCCCGGGCCCTCGGTTGCGAGAGGGAGGTCTTGGAGGACATCTCCAAGACCCTGGAAGAGGCCGACGCGGCCCTCCTCCACCGCTTGGTGGAGGGGACACGCCAGCACGCGGCGCGGCGGGCGGACGAGATGCGGGCCGCCTGCGAACTGCTGGACGAGCTCGGGGTTCCCGCCCGGGTCGCCCGGGCCTGCGTGGCGTGGCTGGAGGACCTGGCGGGGTGGACCCGGGAGGGATCACCGAGCCGGATCCGCGGCAACCGCCCGGATGGTTGA
- the hisS gene encoding histidine--tRNA ligase: MARYQAPRGMRDVLPPESERWQRVLARCREFAHRYGYREIRTPVVEHTEVFLRGVGEGTDIVDKEMYTFTDRGGRSLTLRPEGTAPVMRAYLEHGLHTRPQPVKLYYIAEMFRYDRPQAGRYRQHTQFGAEVLGSPSPAADVEVLALPIRILQSLGLREVRVHLNSVGDAACRPPYIQRVREYFERFADELDEDSRRRLRTNPLRIFDSKVERTREIARDAPKMLDYLCDACRAHFEGVVRRFAWLGIPTEVDPFIVRGLDYYTRTAAEVFSGRLGAQNAVFGGGRYDGLAEALGGPPTPGVGFGMGIERVLLILEQEGVLPEEPWPVEVYVASSGPRAEEEAFGLLDRLREAGFRAEGDLMGRGLGAQLRHAARLGAQYAVILLDAGLERGEAVLRNLQAGEQRVVPLDRVVETLREGTG; this comes from the coding sequence GCACCCCGCGGGATGCGGGACGTGCTCCCCCCCGAGTCCGAGAGGTGGCAGCGCGTCCTCGCCCGGTGCCGGGAGTTCGCGCACCGGTACGGGTACCGGGAGATCCGGACCCCCGTGGTGGAGCACACGGAGGTGTTCCTGCGGGGCGTGGGGGAGGGGACGGACATCGTGGACAAGGAGATGTACACCTTCACGGACCGGGGAGGGCGCAGCCTCACCCTCCGGCCCGAGGGCACGGCCCCGGTGATGCGGGCGTACCTCGAGCACGGCCTTCACACCCGGCCGCAGCCCGTGAAGCTGTACTACATCGCGGAGATGTTCCGGTACGACCGCCCGCAGGCGGGGCGCTACCGGCAGCACACCCAGTTCGGGGCGGAGGTGCTGGGGAGCCCCTCCCCCGCCGCGGACGTGGAGGTGCTCGCGCTGCCCATCCGGATCCTGCAGAGCCTGGGGCTGCGGGAGGTCCGGGTCCACCTCAACAGCGTGGGAGACGCGGCCTGCCGACCACCCTACATCCAGCGGGTCCGGGAGTACTTCGAGCGGTTCGCGGACGAACTGGACGAGGACAGCCGCCGGCGGCTCCGCACGAACCCCCTCCGCATCTTCGACTCCAAGGTGGAGCGGACCCGGGAGATCGCCCGAGACGCGCCCAAGATGCTGGACTACCTCTGTGACGCGTGCCGGGCGCACTTCGAGGGGGTGGTGCGGCGGTTCGCGTGGCTTGGGATCCCCACGGAGGTGGACCCCTTCATCGTGCGGGGACTCGACTATTACACCCGGACGGCCGCGGAGGTCTTCAGCGGCAGGCTGGGCGCCCAGAACGCGGTCTTCGGCGGCGGACGGTACGACGGGCTCGCGGAGGCCCTGGGAGGCCCCCCCACGCCCGGTGTGGGCTTCGGCATGGGCATCGAGCGGGTGCTGCTGATCCTGGAGCAGGAGGGGGTGCTTCCGGAGGAGCCCTGGCCCGTGGAGGTGTACGTGGCCAGCAGCGGCCCCCGGGCGGAGGAGGAGGCTTTTGGACTCCTGGATCGGTTGCGGGAAGCTGGGTTCCGGGCCGAGGGAGACCTCATGGGAAGGGGTCTCGGCGCCCAGCTGCGGCATGCGGCGCGTCTTGGCGCACAGTATGCGGTGATCCTTCTGGACGCGGGCCTGGAGCGGGGAGAGGCGGTGCTCCGGAATCTCCAGGCGGGGGAGCAGCGGGTGGTCCCCCTGGACCGGGTGGTGGAGACCCTGCGCGAGGGGACGGGGTGA
- a CDS encoding DNA mismatch repair protein MutS translates to MRARLLYPDVDFDWMRAQRAVADRTARRTGYRSRRAPEADPRTGLPPNAEDLERDLHLAPLLSAMARGDDWVHEVSRRILLEGTQGDPSVIRYRQDILQDCLEHPAVVRRLYALTVEAAERTRGHFLGVLSRFPDWVLREAVETLERLLPLLRELREIAEQHGPQLRSEGWTRFFTALRENLSATYLEEVQGHLHELRFPRGVLLSAQLGTANKSTGYRLHRVPGGHRAVRNWWRSLWGEASPVYRFEVSPRDEAGAQTLQELRNRGIASAADALGRAADHVRDFFCMLRAELAFYVGCLNLHEALTDRDVPSCFPQPASVAERRLSFRGLHDAVLVLTEDRPVVPNDLEADGKSLIFITGPNSGGKTTFLRSLGIAQLLMQAGIFVPARSFTASLCIGLFTHFKREEDIALERGKLDEELARMSIIVDHIRPGAVLLCNESFSATNEREGSEIARQVLRALTELGVRTYFVTHFYDLVRSFRDRGLSHVLFLRAERLPDGRRTYRILPGEPLPTSHGADVYHRIFGTSRMEDGSSPWGTTPGTVPPSPRYSDAESRGAP, encoded by the coding sequence ATGAGAGCCCGGCTCCTCTATCCTGATGTGGATTTTGACTGGATGCGGGCGCAGCGGGCGGTGGCAGACCGGACCGCGCGGCGCACGGGCTACCGTTCGCGCCGTGCCCCGGAGGCCGATCCCCGCACCGGCCTCCCCCCGAACGCGGAGGACCTGGAGCGGGACCTCCACCTCGCTCCCCTCCTTTCTGCCATGGCGCGGGGAGACGACTGGGTCCACGAGGTGAGCCGCAGGATCCTGTTGGAAGGGACACAGGGAGATCCCTCGGTCATCCGGTACCGCCAGGACATCCTGCAGGACTGCCTGGAGCATCCAGCGGTGGTCCGCCGCCTCTACGCCCTCACCGTGGAAGCCGCGGAACGGACCCGGGGACATTTCCTCGGCGTGCTCTCCCGCTTCCCCGACTGGGTTCTGCGCGAGGCCGTGGAGACCCTGGAGCGGCTCCTCCCCCTACTGCGGGAGTTGCGGGAGATCGCGGAGCAGCATGGACCCCAGCTCCGCTCGGAGGGATGGACCCGGTTCTTCACCGCCCTTCGGGAGAACCTGAGCGCGACGTACCTGGAAGAGGTCCAAGGCCACCTGCACGAGCTCCGATTCCCTCGTGGAGTGCTGCTGAGCGCACAGCTCGGAACGGCCAACAAGAGCACCGGCTACCGCCTCCACCGGGTGCCCGGCGGACACCGGGCTGTCCGGAATTGGTGGAGGAGCCTTTGGGGGGAGGCCTCACCCGTCTACCGGTTCGAGGTCTCCCCCCGGGACGAGGCCGGGGCCCAGACGCTGCAGGAGCTCCGCAACCGGGGCATCGCCTCTGCCGCGGACGCTCTGGGCCGGGCCGCGGACCACGTGCGGGACTTCTTCTGTATGCTGCGGGCGGAGCTCGCCTTCTACGTAGGCTGCCTCAACCTCCACGAAGCGCTCACCGACCGGGACGTCCCCTCCTGCTTCCCGCAGCCCGCTTCCGTTGCCGAGCGGCGGCTGTCCTTCCGGGGTCTGCATGATGCGGTGCTCGTCCTGACGGAGGACCGGCCGGTGGTCCCCAACGACCTGGAGGCGGATGGCAAAAGCCTAATATTCATCACGGGGCCCAACTCGGGGGGGAAGACGACCTTCCTCCGCAGCCTCGGCATCGCGCAGCTCCTGATGCAGGCCGGGATCTTCGTGCCTGCACGATCTTTCACCGCAAGCCTCTGCATCGGGCTCTTCACGCACTTCAAGCGGGAGGAGGACATCGCGCTGGAACGGGGGAAGCTCGATGAGGAACTCGCCCGCATGAGTATCATCGTGGATCACATCCGCCCCGGCGCGGTTTTGCTCTGCAACGAGTCCTTTTCCGCCACCAATGAACGGGAGGGATCAGAGATCGCCCGCCAGGTCCTCCGGGCCCTCACGGAGCTGGGTGTCCGAACCTACTTCGTCACCCACTTCTACGACCTCGTCCGTTCCTTCCGCGACCGGGGGCTGAGTCACGTCCTGTTCCTGCGGGCGGAGCGGCTTCCGGACGGGCGCCGGACCTATCGGATCCTCCCCGGGGAGCCGCTCCCCACCAGCCACGGGGCAGACGTCTACCACCGGATCTTCGGAACCTCCCGCATGGAGGACGGATCCTCTCCGTGGGGCACAACCCCGGGCACGGTTCCACCGTCGCCGCGCTACTCGGATGCGGAATCCCGGGGGGCACCCTGA
- a CDS encoding replication-associated recombination protein A, with amino-acid sequence MALFEPDPTSLPLAARMRPRTLEEFVGQRHLLGPGRFLHRLLSSGQLVSLILYGPPGTGKTSLAQVLANTLRAHFVSLNAVTSGVAEVRRVIQEARDRLRYRGERTVLFIDEIHRFNRSQQDLLLPAVEDGTVVLVGATTQNPFFDVNPTLLSRCRLLRLEPLRPEEIGKIVERALQDPERGLGRERVELSPEALAHLVDAANGDARVALNALEVAVRTTPPDADGVRRVGLAAVEEALQRRMIRYDKSGDEHYDVASAFIKSLRGSDPDAAVYWLVRMLEAGEDPRFIARRMIVHAAEDVGLADPTALLVAVAAAHAVEFVGLPEAQIPLAEAAIYIACAPKSNAVVRALARAREDLEHLPALPVPLHLRDVSYPGAVQLGHGQAYRYPHDFPGGFVEQDYLPENLRGRVYYEPTDQGREAEIRERLMRLWRDRRCPPQGAPRDSASE; translated from the coding sequence ATGGCGCTGTTCGAACCGGATCCGACCTCCCTCCCCCTCGCGGCCCGGATGCGGCCGCGCACCCTGGAAGAGTTCGTGGGACAGCGGCACCTACTGGGCCCCGGCAGGTTCCTCCACCGGCTCCTGAGCTCTGGGCAGCTCGTCTCCCTCATCCTGTACGGTCCGCCGGGGACCGGCAAGACCTCCCTGGCCCAGGTCCTCGCCAATACCCTCCGCGCCCACTTCGTCTCCCTCAACGCGGTCACGAGCGGCGTGGCGGAGGTGCGGCGGGTGATCCAGGAGGCCCGGGACCGGCTCCGCTACCGGGGAGAGCGCACGGTGCTGTTCATCGACGAGATCCACCGGTTCAACCGATCCCAGCAGGATCTCCTGCTCCCTGCGGTGGAGGACGGGACCGTGGTCCTCGTCGGTGCCACCACCCAGAACCCCTTCTTCGACGTGAACCCCACCCTGCTCTCCCGGTGCCGGCTCCTGCGCCTGGAGCCCCTGCGGCCGGAGGAGATCGGCAAGATCGTGGAGCGGGCCCTGCAGGACCCGGAGCGGGGCCTGGGCAGGGAGCGGGTGGAGCTGAGCCCGGAAGCCCTGGCGCACCTGGTGGATGCCGCGAACGGAGATGCCCGGGTGGCCCTCAACGCCCTGGAGGTGGCGGTCCGGACCACGCCCCCGGACGCGGACGGCGTGCGGCGGGTGGGGCTCGCGGCGGTGGAGGAGGCCTTGCAGCGGCGGATGATCCGGTACGACAAATCCGGGGACGAGCACTACGACGTGGCGAGCGCCTTCATCAAGAGCCTCCGGGGGTCAGACCCGGACGCCGCGGTGTACTGGCTCGTGCGCATGCTCGAGGCCGGAGAGGATCCGCGGTTCATCGCCCGCCGGATGATCGTGCACGCGGCGGAGGACGTGGGGCTCGCAGATCCCACCGCCCTCCTCGTGGCGGTCGCGGCCGCGCACGCGGTGGAGTTCGTAGGCCTGCCGGAAGCCCAGATCCCGCTCGCGGAAGCGGCCATCTACATCGCGTGCGCGCCGAAGAGCAACGCGGTGGTGCGGGCCCTGGCCCGGGCCCGGGAGGATCTGGAGCACCTGCCCGCGTTGCCGGTTCCCCTGCACCTGCGGGATGTCTCCTACCCGGGAGCCGTGCAGCTCGGCCACGGCCAGGCGTACCGCTACCCGCATGACTTCCCCGGCGGGTTCGTGGAGCAGGACTACCTGCCCGAGAACCTCCGGGGACGCGTGTACTACGAGCCCACGGACCAGGGGCGTGAGGCGGAGATCCGGGAGCGCCTCATGCGGCTGTGGAGGGACCGCCGGTGCCCGCCTCAGGGTGCCCCCCGGGATTCCGCATCCGAGTAG